A segment of the Vibrio sp. YMD68 genome:
GCACAATCAAATCATGTATCAGCATGTTAGTTCTCAAAAAGTGCTCTAGTGGTTTGCTCAGCCATAATCTCGCACACAGGACATTTAAGCTGAATGCGCTGTTGAGATACCGTCAAATACAGACTACCGCATCGACACCGGTGTAAGGATGCAAGCTGTGATCTTAAATCACGAGCTAGAACCCAACCTTCATTGATGGTCAGTTTTTTCCAGGGGATCTCAGCTGGAAGGTCTGCCTCTTCTCTTGCAACCAAGTACGCATCGTAAGCCTTCATCAAAGCATCGATATTTAATTGCTTGTAGACATTATCACCACCAATATTGACATAAAGCGCCATCAGCAGGGAGCCTTCAACTAGGGCTCTTCTGCTTTTAACGATGGCATCAGATTCTGGCAATTGACCAGGACAAGGTGACTTGCCAGTCACTTCTTTGTGCAGCCTTCTGATAATGTGGATTGGCAAACCTGTATCGAGCGCGATAATGGTCGTTCGAAATCCGTACTTAATAAGCAGCGAGGCTCGGGTAAACAGCTCACTTTTGGACAGGTTATCAATCATGCATCCCCCTTGTTGTTTAGGGTTGATAATAAATAAGCGATTCTTGGGATACCTGTGCCTTTGCTCTTCACCATCTCAATCAGTTGGCTTTGGTTACCCCTTGGTTGAAACAGCATGAATGATGAGGTCGCCACTCGTTGCAGGTCGTCAACACCGGCATTAATCAGTGCATCCACCACGTCGCGTGTAAGTCCAAAGCGCAAGACCGCCTCTTGCGGATCAATTCGCGATAATTCTCGTGCTGCGTGTAGGTACGCCAAATTTAATTGATAGAAGTCTTGTTGATTGGTTGTCATTGACGGACCTCCAGTTCATGTAAAATATTGCGATAGATAGAAAGCACTCTTTGCCCATACCAGCGTGCACGCTCTTCGTTCCAACTGTGATAGCGGCCTATGCCAAGCTCTAAATCGTTTGGTGAAGACTTGATTGCTTCGGCCAAAATACTGGAGCCGACAGTAAGGTTGGTGATGGGGTCTAGCAGTTCAGCTGCTGAGCTCACTCGATGCCCATGCCAATGCAAATTGATTTGCATAAGGCCAATATCGAGCTGGTATTTTTCACTCTCTTGCAGTGCCTGGTTTAACAGTTGCTCCGCTTCTGTCTTAGATTTGGCGTAGGTTGCGTTTGAACCATTGCGAATTGCGTATGGCCATGGACTGGTCATGTTAAGACCTCGATGTGAGGCTGACTCAGCCAAGGCAACGGCGTAGAGCATGACTGGATCAATACCAACACTTTGTGCTGCTTTTTCCCACTGATAGCCCGGAAACGCATAGACTGAAGTGCTTGCGGACATGGCTATCACTAGGGCAACGGTTTTTGCTTTAATCGTTTTCATTTTTGTCCTCTAATTGATTTTCGAGAAGCGCCTGAATGGCTTTCGGGCTTATTCTTTTCAAAGGCACTGCGCTAAAATTGGCGATGCCTCTCGTGTAAACTTGTGCCGCTTTTGACCAGTCACCCACGGCAACAGGCGCTTGCATATCAAATCCTTTTTGCTGGTTCTGATGGTCTGCAATACCCTGTAATAGCCTTGGGTATTCACCCACTTCGTCCCGCAGCAAGTAAGCCTGGTAGCGTGTTAAAAACTCTTTTTGCTTAAAGGGGTATTCCCTGTCATCAACTTTGCAGAGTTCAACCCATCCCCCCATGTCTGAAATCACGCGGTGGATAAGTGCATCGTCAAACATCACGGATGTCCAAGCACCAACCTGACGAACAGCCTTGTCAACTTTGTTCCAAGCAACCATGGCTCTTGAACCCGAGTTGCCATCGATATGCTTGATGACGTCAGCGGGCTTTGGAAAAAATTGCCCAGTATCCGGTGATTGAATATGCCGAGTCAGACCGATTCGCACTTCTTCAATGCTATAAGCACGAAGGGCTTCAAATGCGATGGATAGCAATTGCGGTGATACGCTTTTGCCATACATGGCCCAAGCTGCTCCCCAAACTTCAGCAAACTCGCGTTTATCAACCT
Coding sequences within it:
- a CDS encoding lytic transglycosylase domain-containing protein, producing the protein MKTIKAKTVALVIAMSASTSVYAFPGYQWEKAAQSVGIDPVMLYAVALAESASHRGLNMTSPWPYAIRNGSNATYAKSKTEAEQLLNQALQESEKYQLDIGLMQINLHWHGHRVSSAAELLDPITNLTVGSSILAEAIKSSPNDLELGIGRYHSWNEERARWYGQRVLSIYRNILHELEVRQ
- a CDS encoding FlhC family transcriptional regulator — its product is MIDNLSKSELFTRASLLIKYGFRTTIIALDTGLPIHIIRRLHKEVTGKSPCPGQLPESDAIVKSRRALVEGSLLMALYVNIGGDNVYKQLNIDALMKAYDAYLVAREEADLPAEIPWKKLTINEGWVLARDLRSQLASLHRCRCGSLYLTVSQQRIQLKCPVCEIMAEQTTRALFEN
- a CDS encoding flagellar transcriptional regulator FlhD, whose translation is MTTNQQDFYQLNLAYLHAARELSRIDPQEAVLRFGLTRDVVDALINAGVDDLQRVATSSFMLFQPRGNQSQLIEMVKSKGTGIPRIAYLLSTLNNKGDA
- a CDS encoding DUF6475 domain-containing protein, which gives rise to MQEVDKREFAEVWGAAWAMYGKSVSPQLLSIAFEALRAYSIEEVRIGLTRHIQSPDTGQFFPKPADVIKHIDGNSGSRAMVAWNKVDKAVRQVGAWTSVMFDDALIHRVISDMGGWVELCKVDDREYPFKQKEFLTRYQAYLLRDEVGEYPRLLQGIADHQNQQKGFDMQAPVAVGDWSKAAQVYTRGIANFSAVPLKRISPKAIQALLENQLEDKNEND